Proteins from a genomic interval of Lysobacter arenosi:
- a CDS encoding RBBP9/YdeN family alpha/beta hydrolase, protein MNIDATVLIVPGLREHVPEHWQTLLAAGLPRVHTVPPLEQDKLSCAARVEALDRALAAIDGPVILAAHSAGVMMVAHWAQSPSRHRPIKGALLATPADVEIPFPVGYPTLDTLRDHAWLPIPRSRFGFPSLLAASRNDPLCSYSRAQSLAHDWGSELVDLGEVGHLNPAAGFGKWPQAMELIARLDGA, encoded by the coding sequence ATGAACATCGACGCGACCGTGCTCATCGTTCCGGGTCTGCGTGAGCACGTGCCGGAACACTGGCAGACGCTGCTCGCCGCCGGATTGCCAAGGGTGCATACGGTGCCGCCCCTGGAGCAGGACAAACTCAGTTGCGCAGCACGGGTGGAAGCGCTGGATCGCGCGTTGGCCGCCATCGACGGCCCTGTGATCCTCGCCGCCCACAGCGCCGGCGTGATGATGGTTGCGCACTGGGCGCAGTCCCCAAGCCGCCATCGCCCGATCAAGGGCGCACTGCTGGCGACGCCCGCAGACGTCGAGATCCCGTTTCCGGTCGGCTATCCGACGCTGGACACCTTGCGCGACCACGCGTGGCTGCCGATTCCGCGCAGCCGATTCGGCTTCCCGAGCCTGCTTGCGGCCAGTCGCAACGATCCACTGTGCTCCTACTCGCGCGCGCAATCGCTGGCGCACGACTGGGGCAGCGAACTCGTCGACCTTGGCGAGGTCGGCCACCTCAATCCGGCGGCGGGCTTTGGCAAGTGGCCGCAGGCAATGGAACTGATTGCCCGCCTTGACGGCGCGTAG
- a CDS encoding DsbA family oxidoreductase, protein MSAANKLTIGIHFDLICPWCFIGKHQLAMARGKYTQMFPAVAVETVWRPVQLLPDVPASGVPFAAFYERRLGSAEAVRRRQKQVVQAASSVGLDLDLSAIERMPNTARAHRLLRRVAGLGELSLYEALLDRLFAAYFQRGEDIGDEATLRMLAVDVGVPPDVVDSAQADAGNPATAAAVEGVPHFDFNGRLSLSGARDAAILLMAMSKAVQVLP, encoded by the coding sequence GTGAGTGCGGCCAACAAGCTTACGATCGGCATCCACTTCGACCTGATCTGCCCCTGGTGCTTCATCGGCAAGCACCAGCTGGCGATGGCGAGGGGCAAGTACACGCAGATGTTTCCGGCGGTCGCCGTCGAGACGGTCTGGCGTCCGGTGCAGCTGTTGCCCGACGTGCCCGCGTCAGGAGTGCCATTCGCCGCGTTCTACGAGCGGCGACTGGGCTCGGCCGAGGCGGTCCGGCGACGTCAGAAGCAGGTGGTGCAGGCGGCCAGCAGCGTCGGTCTCGACCTCGACCTGTCGGCCATTGAACGCATGCCCAACACTGCACGGGCACACCGATTGCTGCGCCGCGTGGCCGGGCTGGGCGAGCTGTCGTTGTACGAAGCGCTGCTCGATCGCCTGTTCGCTGCGTACTTCCAGCGCGGCGAGGACATTGGCGACGAGGCTACGTTGCGGATGCTGGCGGTGGACGTCGGCGTGCCCCCGGATGTTGTCGACTCGGCGCAGGCAGACGCCGGCAACCCGGCGACCGCCGCTGCCGTCGAGGGTGTGCCGCACTTCGATTTCAACGGGCGCCTGTCCCTGTCCGGCGCCCGCGATGCCGCGATCCTGTTGATGGCCATGAGCAAGGCCGTGCAGGTTTTGCCATGA
- a CDS encoding MFS transporter, with the protein MAYHSLPDHGNDDPGARIPRRYAWVVFGLSFGLLLSDYMSRQVLNAVFPLLKQEWALSDARLGLLSGIVALMVGLLTFPLSLLADRFGRVKSLALMAGVWSLATLACGLAQQYPQMLVARFFVGVGEAAYGSVGIAVVLSVFPKDMRATLTGAFMAGGMFGSVLGMALGGAVAAHLGWRWAFAVMALFGLALALLYPIIVREKRISPPVRPDQPRIDAPPAARVPLRSLVNSRSVVGAYVGSGLQLFVGGTVIVWIPSYLNRYYAMATDVAGGVSAIIVLVSGIGMIACGMLSDRMCRNAPQHKFNLAIAYSLGSCALLSLAFALPHGTPQLVMIALGMVLAAGTSGPAGAMVANLTPLPIHGTAFATLTLANNLLGLAAGPLVTGLLADALGLAKAFQLVPLVSVMAAAVFYFAKRHYLTDVEHVGTHARGSATVMQAQT; encoded by the coding sequence ATGGCTTACCACTCCCTTCCAGACCACGGCAACGACGACCCCGGCGCGCGGATTCCACGGCGGTATGCCTGGGTCGTGTTCGGCCTGAGCTTCGGTCTGCTGCTGTCGGACTACATGTCGCGACAGGTGCTCAATGCGGTGTTCCCGCTGCTCAAGCAGGAGTGGGCGCTGTCCGATGCCCGCCTCGGGCTGTTGAGCGGCATCGTCGCGTTGATGGTGGGCTTGCTGACATTTCCGCTGTCGCTGCTGGCCGACCGGTTCGGTCGCGTGAAGAGCCTGGCCCTGATGGCGGGCGTCTGGAGTCTGGCCACGCTGGCCTGCGGCCTGGCGCAGCAGTATCCGCAGATGCTGGTCGCGCGCTTCTTCGTGGGGGTGGGCGAAGCGGCTTACGGCAGCGTCGGCATTGCCGTCGTGCTGTCGGTGTTTCCCAAGGACATGCGGGCAACGCTGACCGGCGCCTTCATGGCTGGTGGCATGTTCGGCTCGGTGCTGGGCATGGCGCTGGGTGGTGCCGTGGCCGCACACCTGGGATGGCGCTGGGCGTTTGCGGTGATGGCCCTGTTCGGTCTGGCGCTGGCGCTGCTGTATCCGATCATCGTCAGGGAAAAGCGCATCTCGCCACCGGTTCGGCCGGATCAGCCACGCATCGATGCGCCACCGGCCGCACGGGTGCCGCTGCGCAGCCTGGTCAACAGTCGTTCGGTGGTCGGCGCCTACGTCGGCAGTGGCCTGCAATTGTTCGTCGGTGGCACGGTCATCGTCTGGATTCCCAGCTACCTCAATCGCTACTACGCGATGGCCACCGATGTCGCCGGGGGGGTGTCGGCGATCATCGTGCTGGTCAGCGGCATCGGCATGATCGCCTGCGGCATGCTCAGCGATCGCATGTGCCGCAATGCGCCGCAACACAAGTTCAACCTTGCCATTGCCTACAGCCTCGGTAGCTGCGCGTTGCTGTCGCTCGCATTCGCGCTGCCACACGGCACGCCGCAGCTGGTGATGATCGCGCTGGGCATGGTCCTGGCGGCCGGCACCAGCGGTCCGGCCGGCGCAATGGTTGCCAATCTCACGCCGCTGCCGATCCATGGCACCGCATTTGCGACGCTGACGCTGGCCAACAATCTGCTTGGCCTCGCCGCGGGGCCACTGGTTACCGGCCTGCTCGCCGATGCGCTGGGCCTGGCCAAGGCGTTCCAGCTGGTGCCGCTGGTCAGCGTGATGGCAGCGGCCGTGTTCTATTTCGCCAAGCGCCACTACCTGACCGACGTCGAGCACGTGGGAACCCACGCGCGCGGCTCCGCTACCGTCATGCAGGCGCAGACGTGA
- a CDS encoding 3-keto-5-aminohexanoate cleavage protein, whose amino-acid sequence MNFLDGSLFPENQPKLVITAAPYGPEWLPSDFPEDIPVTMEEHIQKAVDCYNAGATVLHLHVRELDGKGSKRLSMFNELLAGIRSRVPDMILQVGGSISFAPEGEGNVAKWLSDDTRHMLAELAPAPDQVTIAINTNQMNVVEQMCEADLAGTSLGTPEGYRAYREMTIPAGPEWVEEHIRRLSANGIQTHFQLANITQLETVERMMRKGTCNVPLILTWVAIGGGFDAPNIYNLANFVRGCPDGSVLTLESSMLNVLPLNMMAIAMGLHVRCGNEDNIWTQRRDRKMGSVEQIEQLVRFSREFGRDIATPAQAREIYKIGTFYKDADETLAANGFAPNRRPVWKGVPQPA is encoded by the coding sequence ATGAACTTCCTCGATGGATCGTTGTTCCCCGAGAACCAGCCCAAGCTGGTGATCACCGCCGCGCCGTATGGACCGGAGTGGCTGCCGTCGGACTTCCCGGAGGACATCCCGGTGACGATGGAGGAGCACATCCAGAAGGCGGTCGATTGCTACAACGCCGGCGCCACCGTGCTGCACCTGCACGTGCGCGAGCTGGACGGCAAGGGATCCAAGCGCCTGTCGATGTTCAACGAACTGCTGGCCGGGATCCGCTCGCGCGTGCCCGACATGATCCTGCAGGTCGGTGGTTCGATCTCGTTCGCGCCGGAAGGCGAGGGCAACGTCGCCAAGTGGCTGTCCGACGACACCCGGCACATGCTCGCCGAGCTGGCGCCGGCGCCGGACCAGGTCACGATCGCGATCAACACCAATCAGATGAACGTGGTCGAGCAGATGTGCGAGGCCGACCTGGCCGGCACCAGCCTGGGCACGCCGGAGGGCTACCGCGCCTACCGCGAGATGACCATCCCGGCCGGTCCGGAGTGGGTCGAGGAGCACATCCGCCGACTGTCGGCCAACGGCATCCAGACCCATTTCCAGCTTGCCAACATCACCCAGCTGGAGACGGTCGAGCGCATGATGCGCAAGGGCACCTGCAACGTGCCGCTGATCCTGACCTGGGTGGCGATCGGTGGCGGCTTCGATGCCCCGAACATCTACAACCTGGCCAATTTCGTCCGCGGCTGCCCGGATGGGTCGGTGCTGACGCTGGAGTCGTCGATGCTCAACGTGCTGCCGCTGAACATGATGGCGATCGCGATGGGCCTGCACGTGCGCTGCGGCAACGAGGACAACATCTGGACCCAGCGCCGTGACCGCAAGATGGGCAGCGTCGAGCAGATCGAACAGCTGGTGCGGTTCTCGCGCGAGTTCGGCCGCGACATCGCCACGCCTGCGCAGGCGCGCGAGATCTACAAGATCGGCACCTTCTACAAGGATGCCGACGAGACGCTGGCGGCCAATGGCTTCGCGCCCAACCGCCGGCCTGTCTGGAAGGGCGTGCCGCAGCCGGCATGA
- a CDS encoding TauD/TfdA dioxygenase family protein: MRAEQLTCAIGAELVGVDLADAIHDDGVFEELRSLLVRHKVLFLRDQDITRAEHVAFARRFGELEDHPVAGSDPEHPGLVRIYKSPEQPNERYENAWHSDATWRVAPPFGCVLRCVECPPMGGDTMWANMVLAYEKLPGHIKQQIDGLRARHSIEATFGAAMPIEKRLALKQQFPDAEHPVVRIHPDTGEKILFVNAFTTHFTNFHTPDNVRYGQDYTAGAQQLLQYLISQAHVPEYQVRWRWTPNSIAIWDNRSTQHYAVMDYPPCHRKMERAGIIGDVPC; encoded by the coding sequence ATGCGCGCCGAACAGCTGACCTGCGCCATCGGAGCCGAACTGGTCGGTGTCGACCTGGCCGATGCCATCCATGACGATGGCGTGTTCGAGGAGCTTCGCAGCTTGCTGGTCCGGCACAAGGTGCTGTTCCTGCGCGACCAGGACATCACCCGCGCCGAGCACGTGGCCTTCGCCCGCCGCTTCGGCGAGCTGGAGGATCACCCGGTCGCCGGCAGCGACCCGGAGCACCCGGGCCTGGTGCGCATCTACAAGTCGCCCGAGCAACCCAACGAGCGCTACGAGAACGCCTGGCACAGTGATGCGACGTGGCGCGTGGCGCCGCCGTTCGGCTGCGTGCTGCGCTGCGTGGAGTGCCCGCCGATGGGTGGCGACACGATGTGGGCGAACATGGTGCTCGCCTACGAGAAGCTGCCCGGGCACATCAAGCAACAGATCGACGGCCTGCGCGCCCGGCACAGCATCGAAGCGACCTTCGGCGCGGCGATGCCGATCGAAAAGCGCCTCGCCCTGAAGCAACAGTTTCCCGACGCCGAGCATCCCGTGGTGCGCATCCATCCGGACACCGGCGAGAAGATCCTGTTCGTCAACGCCTTCACCACGCACTTCACCAACTTCCACACGCCCGACAACGTGCGTTATGGCCAGGACTACACGGCCGGTGCGCAGCAGTTGCTGCAGTACCTGATCAGCCAGGCCCATGTCCCCGAGTACCAGGTCCGATGGCGCTGGACGCCCAACAGCATCGCCATCTGGGACAACCGCAGCACCCAGCATTACGCAGTGATGGATTACCCGCCTTGCCATCGAAAGATGGAGCGCGCGGGGATCATCGGCGACGTGCCCTGTTGA
- a CDS encoding quinone oxidoreductase family protein, producing MAHAVRFHQAGGPEVLRYESVAVGDPGPGKVRLRHVAVGLNYADTYFRNGTYVIPLPAGIGVEAAGVVEAIGAGVDQVGVGDRVTYTGFINTLGAYSTERLVPAAPLIKLPEAIACETAAAMTMRGLTAAYLMRRIYPFKAGDSILLHAAAGGVGLIVAQWAKLLGLTVIGTVSTEAKAEIARAHGCDHVINYSHEDVAKRVRELTAGVGVSVVFDSVGKTTFEASLDSLKRRGLMVCVGTASGPIPPFNPQLLAIKGSLYMTRPALADYIADPAEKAELAAELFDHVAAGRIRIGINQRYALEDAVQAHRDLESRKTTGSSIFVI from the coding sequence ATGGCCCATGCTGTTCGATTCCATCAGGCCGGCGGCCCCGAGGTTCTGCGCTACGAGTCCGTCGCTGTCGGCGACCCGGGCCCGGGCAAGGTGCGGTTGCGCCACGTCGCGGTCGGGCTGAACTACGCCGACACTTACTTCCGCAATGGTACCTACGTGATCCCGTTGCCGGCCGGCATCGGCGTCGAGGCGGCGGGCGTGGTCGAGGCGATCGGCGCTGGCGTCGACCAGGTCGGCGTCGGCGACCGTGTCACCTATACCGGCTTCATCAACACGCTGGGTGCCTACAGCACCGAGCGCCTGGTGCCGGCGGCGCCGCTGATCAAGCTGCCCGAGGCGATCGCCTGCGAGACCGCCGCCGCCATGACCATGCGCGGCCTGACTGCGGCCTACCTGATGCGCCGCATTTATCCGTTCAAGGCCGGCGATTCGATCCTTCTGCATGCCGCCGCCGGCGGTGTCGGCCTGATCGTCGCGCAGTGGGCGAAACTGCTTGGCCTGACCGTGATCGGCACCGTGTCGACCGAAGCCAAGGCCGAGATCGCGCGTGCCCACGGTTGTGACCACGTCATCAACTACAGCCACGAGGACGTCGCCAAGCGCGTGCGCGAGCTGACTGCCGGCGTTGGCGTCTCGGTGGTGTTCGACAGCGTCGGCAAGACCACCTTCGAGGCCTCGCTCGACTCGCTCAAGCGCCGCGGCCTGATGGTCTGCGTCGGCACCGCGTCGGGACCGATCCCGCCGTTCAACCCGCAGCTGCTGGCGATCAAGGGTTCGCTCTACATGACCCGCCCGGCGCTCGCCGATTACATCGCCGACCCTGCCGAGAAGGCCGAGCTTGCCGCCGAGCTCTTCGACCATGTCGCGGCCGGTCGCATCCGCATCGGCATCAACCAGCGCTATGCGCTGGAGGATGCGGTGCAGGCCCATCGCGACCTGGAGTCCCGCAAGACCACCGGCTCGTCGATCTTCGTGATCTGA
- a CDS encoding AraC family transcriptional regulator, giving the protein MSSLIRAATLKNYFEVAQQLGLNPQPLLRTAGLSRTMLSDPERRIPASAAVKLLEDSARQTGCDTFGLRMAESRQMSDFGVVSLLLIHQPTLRDALMTTMKYRHLLNELLAIHVEDRGRTVVIREEFVPGPGPTSRQAIELAMGALYRLCGFLLGPHWKPHSVHFTHGPPENLLVHRRVFRCATEFDREFNGIVCDAADLTYRNPSADPAMAVYVKRLVESLPTPDKNSITTDVRKDLYILMPMGPGHHRAGRARPRHERAHAAAPPRGSQRDVLRHPQFGSHRPGGPLHGEPQLLAAGGRTAVGILRAQLVHALVLGRVRHGTTGVAQGPALAQRAAKGSLMPPKPVPDAMCARDS; this is encoded by the coding sequence ATGAGCAGCCTCATCCGTGCCGCCACGCTGAAGAACTATTTCGAGGTGGCGCAGCAACTCGGCCTCAATCCGCAGCCGCTGCTGCGCACGGCCGGACTGAGCCGGACCATGCTGTCCGATCCGGAGCGGCGCATCCCCGCTTCCGCCGCGGTCAAGCTGCTGGAGGATTCCGCCCGCCAGACCGGCTGCGACACATTCGGCCTGCGCATGGCCGAATCGCGCCAGATGTCGGACTTCGGCGTCGTCAGCCTGCTGCTGATCCACCAGCCGACGCTGCGCGATGCGCTGATGACGACCATGAAGTACCGCCACCTGCTCAACGAGCTGCTGGCGATCCATGTCGAAGACCGAGGGCGCACGGTGGTGATCCGCGAGGAATTCGTGCCCGGCCCGGGCCCGACCTCGCGCCAGGCCATCGAACTGGCGATGGGCGCGCTATACCGCCTGTGCGGGTTCCTGCTCGGTCCGCACTGGAAGCCACACAGCGTGCACTTCACCCACGGCCCGCCGGAAAACCTGCTGGTCCATCGTCGCGTTTTCCGCTGCGCCACCGAGTTCGACCGCGAGTTCAACGGCATCGTCTGCGACGCGGCCGACCTCACCTACCGCAACCCGTCGGCCGATCCGGCCATGGCCGTCTACGTCAAACGCCTGGTGGAGTCGCTGCCGACCCCCGACAAGAACTCCATCACCACCGATGTGCGCAAGGACCTCTACATCCTGATGCCGATGGGCCCAGGCCACCATCGAGCAGGTCGCGCACGGCCGCGGCATGAACGTGCGCACGCTGCAGCGCCGCCTCGAGGAAGCCAACGAGACGTTCTCCGACATCCTCAATTCGGTTCGCACCGACCTGGCGGTCCGCTACATGGAGAACCGCAACTACTCGCTGCAGGTGGTCGGACGGCTGTTGGGATTCTCCGCGCCCAGCTCGTTCACGCGCTGGTTCTCGGCCGAGTTCGGCATGGCACCACGGGCGTGGCGCAAGGACCTGCGCTCGCGCAGCGAGCTGCCAAAGGGTCGTTGATGCCCCCCAAACCTGTCCCGGACGCAATGTGCGCCCGGGACAGTTGA
- a CDS encoding arylsulfatase, with protein MVIFGDDIGIPQISAYTRGLMGYQTPNIDRIANEGALFTDSYGQQSCTAGRASFILGQEPFRTGLLTIGMPGDPHGITDWMPTIADVMKSQGYATGQFGKNHLGDQDQHLPTNHGFDEFFGNLYHLNAEEEPEGYFYPKDPAFKKKFGPRGVIHSYAGGKIEDTGPLNIKRMPTIDEEFLGAAQKFIKKSVKDETPFFVWFNTTRMHVFTHLKKESLGKTGKGMHADGMVEHDGHVGELLDLLDELGIDDNTIVVYTTDNGAEIALWPDGAMTMFRGEKGSTWEGGFRIPMAIRWPGVIEPGTVINDPISLLDMFPTLCAAAGAPDIKEQLAKGTTVGKKKFKVKLDGFNFMPYFQGKEKKGPRDAIFYFDQGGSLNALRFQDWKLSFAVQAHGNIATGSRTVTNWATICNLRMDPYERGLEDGGGAIEFLARQMWLIVPVMGAIKAFFSDFMDYPYQAGSGLNAGAINYGLLKQEDAVKRLKKLESLHPN; from the coding sequence TTGGTCATCTTCGGCGATGACATCGGCATTCCGCAGATCAGCGCCTACACTCGAGGTCTGATGGGCTACCAGACGCCCAACATCGACCGCATCGCCAACGAAGGTGCGTTGTTCACCGACTCTTACGGACAGCAGAGCTGCACCGCCGGTCGCGCCTCTTTCATCCTCGGGCAGGAGCCGTTCCGCACGGGCCTTCTCACCATCGGCATGCCGGGCGACCCGCACGGAATCACCGACTGGATGCCCACCATTGCCGATGTGATGAAGAGCCAGGGCTATGCGACCGGTCAATTCGGCAAGAATCACCTCGGCGACCAGGACCAGCATCTGCCGACCAATCACGGCTTCGATGAGTTCTTCGGCAACCTCTACCACCTCAACGCCGAAGAAGAGCCAGAGGGCTACTTCTATCCGAAGGATCCGGCGTTCAAGAAGAAGTTCGGGCCGCGTGGCGTGATCCACTCATACGCAGGCGGGAAGATCGAGGACACCGGACCGCTGAACATCAAGCGCATGCCGACGATCGATGAGGAGTTCCTCGGTGCCGCGCAGAAGTTCATCAAGAAAAGCGTCAAGGACGAGACGCCGTTCTTCGTCTGGTTCAACACCACGCGCATGCATGTCTTCACCCACCTGAAGAAGGAATCGCTGGGCAAGACGGGCAAGGGCATGCACGCCGACGGCATGGTCGAACACGACGGCCATGTGGGTGAGTTGCTGGACCTGCTGGACGAACTTGGCATCGACGACAACACGATCGTCGTCTACACGACCGACAACGGCGCGGAGATCGCGTTGTGGCCGGACGGTGCGATGACGATGTTCCGCGGCGAGAAGGGCTCGACCTGGGAAGGCGGCTTCCGCATCCCGATGGCGATCCGCTGGCCGGGCGTGATCGAGCCGGGCACGGTCATCAATGACCCGATCTCGTTGCTCGACATGTTCCCCACGCTGTGTGCGGCGGCGGGAGCGCCGGACATCAAGGAGCAACTTGCCAAGGGCACCACGGTCGGGAAGAAGAAGTTCAAGGTGAAGCTCGATGGCTTCAACTTCATGCCGTACTTCCAGGGCAAGGAGAAGAAGGGGCCGCGCGACGCGATCTTCTACTTCGACCAGGGCGGAAGCCTAAATGCGTTGCGCTTCCAGGACTGGAAACTGAGTTTCGCCGTGCAGGCGCACGGAAACATCGCCACCGGTTCGCGCACCGTGACCAACTGGGCGACGATCTGCAACCTGCGCATGGATCCGTACGAACGCGGGCTGGAAGACGGCGGAGGTGCGATTGAATTCCTGGCCAGGCAGATGTGGCTGATCGTCCCGGTGATGGGCGCGATCAAGGCGTTCTTCTCCGACTTCATGGACTACCCATACCAGGCCGGCAGCGGGCTCAATGCAGGCGCGATCAACTATGGGCTGTTGAAGCAGGAGGACGCGGTGAAGCGTCTGAAGAAGCTCGAATCCCTGCATCCCAACTGA
- a CDS encoding FMN-dependent NADH-azoreductase, translated as MKLLHLDSSALGANSITREISAAIVKRWQESHADLTVEYRDLDSDPIPHLTGRALAKADQAEADANEAVIQQFLDADVVVIGTPFYNFGIPSTLKAWIDRVAVAGRTFRYTEAGPEGLAGGKRVIIASGRGGIYGDVSPADFQESYLRHVFGFLGVTELEIVRAEGVAYSDQHRSDALAAAHASIRSPLAQAA; from the coding sequence ATGAAACTGCTCCACCTCGACTCCAGCGCCCTGGGCGCAAACTCCATCACCCGTGAGATCAGCGCTGCCATCGTCAAGCGCTGGCAGGAATCGCACGCCGACCTGACGGTCGAATACCGCGACCTGGACTCGGACCCGATCCCGCACCTGACCGGCCGCGCCCTGGCCAAGGCCGACCAGGCCGAGGCGGACGCCAATGAAGCCGTGATCCAGCAGTTCCTCGATGCCGATGTAGTGGTGATTGGCACCCCGTTTTACAACTTCGGCATCCCCTCGACGCTGAAGGCGTGGATTGACCGGGTCGCCGTCGCCGGCCGCACCTTCCGTTACACCGAGGCCGGCCCGGAGGGCCTGGCCGGTGGCAAGCGCGTGATCATCGCCAGCGGTCGCGGCGGCATCTATGGCGACGTCAGCCCGGCTGACTTCCAGGAGTCGTACCTGCGCCATGTGTTCGGCTTCCTCGGCGTGACCGAGCTGGAGATCGTCCGTGCCGAAGGCGTGGCCTACTCGGACCAGCACCGTTCCGACGCCCTGGCCGCTGCCCATGCGTCCATCCGTTCGCCTTTGGCACAGGCCGCCTGA
- the serS gene encoding serine--tRNA ligase, whose protein sequence is MLDPNLLRQNPVELAQRLRQSRGYDLDASAVEALEAERKQIQIRTQELQNLRNTRSKAIGMAKAKGEDVAPLMAEVAGFGDELKASEARLETIRGEIEAIALTIPNLPHESVPAGQDESDNVEQHRWGTPRKFDFAVKDHVELGARNGWLDGDTAAKLSGARFTVLRGQLARLHRALAQFMLDLHTNEHGYQETSVPLLVNADSMRGTGQLPKFEDDLFATSVGDGESAHKRYLIPTSEVPLTNIVRDEIVEADAMPLRMTAHSMCFRAEAGSHGRDTRGMIRQHQFEKVELVTIAQPEESYAEHDRMTRCAEVVLEKLGLPYRRVLLCTGDMGFAATKTYDLEVWLPSQDTYREISSCSNCESFQARRMQARWRNPATGKPELVHTLNGSGVAVGRALIAVMENYQNEDGSITVPEILRPYMGGQDRIA, encoded by the coding sequence ATGCTCGATCCGAACCTGTTGCGCCAAAACCCCGTCGAACTCGCGCAGCGCCTGCGCCAGAGCCGGGGCTACGACCTCGACGCCAGTGCGGTGGAAGCGCTGGAAGCCGAGCGCAAGCAGATCCAGATCCGCACCCAGGAGCTGCAGAACCTGCGCAATACCCGTTCCAAGGCGATCGGCATGGCCAAGGCCAAGGGCGAGGATGTCGCGCCGCTGATGGCCGAAGTCGCCGGTTTCGGCGACGAGCTCAAGGCCAGCGAGGCGCGCCTGGAAACCATCCGCGGCGAGATCGAGGCGATTGCGCTGACGATCCCCAATCTGCCGCACGAGTCGGTACCCGCCGGCCAGGACGAAAGCGACAACGTCGAGCAGCACCGCTGGGGCACGCCGCGCAAGTTCGACTTTGCGGTCAAGGACCACGTCGAACTGGGCGCGCGCAATGGCTGGCTCGACGGCGACACCGCCGCCAAGCTCAGCGGCGCGCGCTTCACCGTGTTGCGCGGGCAGCTCGCGCGCCTGCACCGGGCCCTGGCTCAGTTCATGCTCGACCTGCACACCAACGAGCACGGCTACCAGGAAACCAGCGTGCCGCTGCTGGTCAATGCCGACAGCATGCGCGGCACCGGCCAGTTGCCGAAGTTCGAGGATGACCTGTTCGCCACTTCGGTCGGTGACGGTGAGAGCGCGCACAAGCGCTACCTGATCCCGACCTCGGAAGTGCCGCTGACGAACATCGTCCGCGACGAGATCGTCGAGGCCGATGCCATGCCGTTGCGCATGACGGCGCATTCGATGTGCTTCCGCGCCGAAGCGGGCAGCCACGGCCGTGATACCCGCGGCATGATCCGCCAGCACCAGTTCGAGAAGGTCGAGCTGGTCACCATCGCCCAGCCGGAAGAGAGCTACGCCGAACACGACCGCATGACGCGCTGCGCCGAGGTGGTGCTCGAGAAGCTCGGCCTGCCGTACCGCCGGGTGCTGCTGTGCACCGGCGACATGGGCTTCGCCGCGACCAAGACCTACGATCTCGAAGTCTGGCTGCCGTCGCAGGACACCTACCGCGAGATTTCCTCGTGCTCCAACTGCGAGTCCTTCCAGGCGCGTCGCATGCAGGCGCGCTGGCGCAACCCGGCCACGGGCAAGCCGGAACTGGTGCATACCCTCAACGGCTCGGGCGTGGCCGTCGGCCGCGCGCTGATCGCGGTGATGGAGAACTACCAGAACGAGGACGGCTCGATCACCGTGCCCGAGATCCTGCGCCCGTACATGGGCGGTCAGGACCGCATCGCTTAA
- a CDS encoding energy transducer TonB, whose protein sequence is MSLSAPATPRPSTTRSWQSALTDWLPARRSLLWVLMAFVAGLLLFALVLGLGRDRGNERGGTTLPTAASPQYAPLPAPLPAAGSDGASRLAKPPGADVAEGDEQPRLVETGPPAPPPTLPQPAAAPTPVAASRPEPVAGQTPSPRYPAQALRRGESGTVNLRVEIGPDGVPAQVSVDGSSGSRYLDRAAVDAVRRWRFRPAMSNGQPVSGSVIVPIRFDAQR, encoded by the coding sequence ATGTCCCTATCCGCTCCTGCGACACCGCGTCCTTCCACCACACGCTCCTGGCAGTCCGCCCTGACCGACTGGCTGCCTGCCCGACGCTCGCTGTTGTGGGTGCTGATGGCATTCGTCGCCGGTCTGCTGCTGTTCGCCCTGGTGCTCGGGCTGGGACGCGACCGTGGGAACGAGCGTGGCGGGACGACACTTCCGACGGCGGCATCCCCGCAATACGCGCCCCTGCCCGCTCCCTTGCCCGCCGCCGGTAGCGATGGCGCGAGCCGCCTGGCCAAGCCGCCGGGGGCGGATGTTGCCGAAGGCGACGAACAACCCCGGCTGGTCGAGACCGGGCCGCCGGCACCGCCTCCGACCCTGCCCCAGCCTGCTGCTGCGCCAACCCCGGTGGCGGCCAGCCGTCCGGAACCCGTCGCGGGACAGACACCATCCCCCCGCTATCCCGCACAGGCGCTGCGTCGCGGCGAAAGCGGCACGGTCAACCTGCGGGTCGAAATCGGCCCCGACGGCGTGCCGGCACAGGTCAGCGTCGATGGCAGCAGTGGCTCGCGGTACCTCGATCGCGCCGCGGTCGATGCGGTACGCCGCTGGCGCTTCCGTCCGGCGATGAGCAACGGTCAGCCGGTCAGCGGCTCGGTGATCGTTCCGATCAGGTTCGACGCCCAGCGCTGA